From Candidatus Campbellbacteria bacterium:
TCCGTCGAAATCCACTTCTTCCACTTGGACGACGACGGGTCCCTGCTCGATTTTTTTGTATCCGACATGCAACATGGCACACCTCCCTTGCTGGTAAGTAATGCGTTGTTTCAGAAAATTTCTTCAACGCCCTGAAACAACGCATCACGAGCATCTGAGGCACGTTATACTACATATATATCATAGTTGTCAATCCCCATTCTACCGCCTACTTTCTACCAGCTACAAGCTACTTCTTTGTCCCCAGAATACGCACTCGTACTCCCCTTTTTTGTTCGAATGGGTCATTTCTCTCGTGTGCTACTATGCACCTACAGATACAAAACATGCCAACACAAACACCCACAAAACCAGTTCGCACTCCTCCGCAAGATGTTGAAACAGAGAAAGCACTTCTTGGTTCTATTCTTTTGCGACCTGAAGCAATTCACGAAGTGGTTGATATTCTTTCCGCCGAATCATTCTATGCACACAAACACGGCCTCATTTTTTCCGCCATGTTTGATATCTACAAAAAGGGCGAGCCTGTTGACCTCGTCTCACTTTCGTCTCGCCTCAAAGAATTGAAAGAAATGGATTCCGTCGGCGGTATGAGTTACCTCACCGGACTGGTAGATACCGTGCCGTCGTCAATGAACGCAAAACACTACGCGGAAATTGTGCAGAAAAAACACACGATGCGTCAGCTCATTGAAGCCGCACACCACATTACCGAACTCGGCTTTGCTGAAGAAGAAGAACTTGAAGAACTTCTTGATAAAGCGGAAAAGAGAATTTACGAAATCACCTCCGCACCGAGCAACAAAAAATTCGTCCCAATAGGCGACGTGCTCGGTGAAGCGTTTGAACGTTTGGATAAATTGCAAAAGTCTTCCGGCACACTGCGCGGTGTACCAACGGGCTTCCCCGAGTTGGACCATAAAATCGCCGGACTCCAACAATCAGACCTCATCATTCTCGCCGCACGACCTTCAATGGGAAAGACATCGCTCGCACTTGATATCGCGCGCCACACCGCCATTCGTCACGGCACATCCGTCGGCATCTTCTCTCTTGAAATGAGTGCCCAGCAACTCGTCGACCGCATGCTCGCCGCCGAAGCACAGGTGGACGCGTGGCGTTTGCGCACAGGAAAACTCTCCACGGATGA
This genomic window contains:
- the dnaB gene encoding replicative DNA helicase translates to MPTQTPTKPVRTPPQDVETEKALLGSILLRPEAIHEVVDILSAESFYAHKHGLIFSAMFDIYKKGEPVDLVSLSSRLKELKEMDSVGGMSYLTGLVDTVPSSMNAKHYAEIVQKKHTMRQLIEAAHHITELGFAEEEELEELLDKAEKRIYEITSAPSNKKFVPIGDVLGEAFERLDKLQKSSGTLRGVPTGFPELDHKIAGLQQSDLIILAARPSMGKTSLALDIARHTAIRHGTSVGIFSLEMSAQQLVDRMLAAEAQVDAWRLRTGKLSTDDEFERISEATNKLSQAKIYIDDQPGNNILKMRSVARRLKSEKGLDLIIVDYLQLMVPAGKNRQQDNMVQQVTEISRSLKQLARELDVPVLALSQLSRAIEQRRGRPQLSDLRDSGSIEQDADLVMFIHSEDRYKEASERSNIMELIISKHRNGPTGMLELYFDDKKATFRSLERHGVDQFDASAQSGEASAEF